CGCAGGGCTACGCGGTCCTTGGAGGCTTTGGCCAACCGAGTTTCCAGGCGCATTACCGTATTGGCGTTCTTGGCGGCGGTGGCTTCGTTATCGCCGAGCTGCCGGAACATGTTGGTCAGGTAGGTCATGTAGGCCGTGCGGATCTGCTTGGAGCGCGCATCGTCCTTGAGGTAGTAGTCCTTGTCGGGCAGGGTTAGGCCGCCCTGCGACATATAGACGGCGTACTCCGTGCTTTTCTTACGGTCTTGGCGCACGCCCAGGCCCAGCACCGAGCGGGTTTGCAGCATCTGCTGGCGGGCCAATGCCGTTTGCAGGCCTTTTAGGTCCTTGATGGCGGCAATGCGGTCCAGCTCGGGCTTCAGGTATTTCAGGCCGGCCTTGTCAATACCGACCGAGTCCATAGCCGTAGCGTAGTAGTCGCCTACTTTCTGCAGGTTCGAGCCCTTGGGTGCGGTGCGGTTGGCGGCGGCATCGTTCAGAATCTGGCGCATCACCGTCTCGTTCTGGTTGATGAGCTGGTTCCAGGAGCTCCAGCGCGACTCGGCGGCGGGCACCGGGTTGTTCTTGAGCCAGGTGCCGGAGGCGTACTGGAAGAAATTGTCGCAGGGCGACACCGACTTGTCGATGTTGGACACATCGAGGCCCACGCCAGGGACGGAGGGTAAGGAGCCGGGAGCCGCCGAGGTTGAGGCAGAGGCCGTAGCTGTGGCGGTAGCCTCAGGCGCCGTAGTGGTGGCTATAGCGGCCGGGGTGCTGGCGGCGCAACCAGCCAGGGTGAGGCCGGCGGCGGTACCCAGGGCACCCAGCGCGAGTAAGAGTTGGTTTTTGTTGGTCATTATGCAGATGTATGGGAAGGCAGAAAAAGGCGGCTACACCGGGCACAGACCTGAAGTCTGGACCGGCTCCGTAAAGATGCGCCCCGGCCCGTACATTTCGGCTGGAACGGGTTCGGCAAATTACCACTGGCGCGTCTCGCGCCAAAGACGCCGCTGCACGTTCAGGGCTGCATCAGGCCTAGGTATCTTTGCCGCCTACTCCTATATAGTATCAATCTGATTGCCACCACTCCTTATGCATACCATCGACAAAGTAGCTTGGCTGCACCTGCACCAGGGCCGAGTGCTAAGCACCCGCAGCCGGGGCAAGGACCGCTACTATTTCCCCGGCGGCAAGCGCGAAGCCGGCGAAACCGATGCCCAAACCCTGATTCGGGAAATCCAGGAGGAGCTGACGGTGGAATTGGAGCCGGGCAGCCTGCGCTTTCTGGGCACCTTCGAAGCCCAGGCCCACGGCCACGCCGCCGGGGTGCTGGTGCGCATGCTCTGCTACGCAGCCGAGTATAGCGGCACATTGCAGCCTGCCGCTGAGATTGAGGAAGTAACGTGGCTTACTTACCAGGACCGCCCCCGCGTGTCGGCTGTCGACCAGCTGATATTCGACTGGCTGCGCGAGCAAGGCCAACTGGCTGAGTAGCCGCCAAAATGCAGCTGCCCTTCGCTTCTATTGCTCCACTGCATTAGCCCTTTTGAAAAGCTAAGCCGTTAAAAAAGGACCTAAGCAGCCACGTCGGCCGCTTAGGTCCTTTTCTGGTAGCTCTAGCTACTGGCGCCGCAACTCTAGCAGCTAAGAAATTGCCCTACTTATGGCGTTTGGCGCGGGCATATTGCACAGGCCACTCCACATCCACACCCAGTTCCTGGGCGGCGTGCAGCGGGAAGTTCGGGTCGCGGAGCATCTCGCGGGCCAGCAGCACAAGGTCGGCCTGCCCGCTGGCCACGATGCTTTCGGCCTGCTGGGCAGTGGTGATGATGCCTACGGCCCCGGTTAGGATGTCGGCCTCTTTCCGAACCCGCTCGGCAAACTCGACCTGGTAGCCGGGGCCCACCGGAATAGCCGCGGTAGGCACGTTGCCGCCGGTTGAGCAGTCAATCAAATCTACACCCCGCTCCTTGAGCAGCCGCGCCAGGGCAATGGAATCTTCGGTGGTCCAGCCACCCTCGGTCCAGTCAGTGGCCGAGATGCGCACGAAGAGCGGGTACTCGGCCGGCCACTCGGCGCGGGTCACGTCCACGATTTGGAGCAGCAACCGGCAGCGGTTTTCGAAAGAGCCGCCGTAGCTGTCGGTGCGGGCGTTGCTCAAGGGCGAAAGAAACTCGTGGAGCAGGTAACCGTGGGCGGCGTGCAGCTCAACCACCTGGAAGCCTGCCGCCAAAGCCCGCAGCGTAGCAACCCGAAAGTCGGCAATTACTTTATCAATTCCGGCCTGGTCGAGGGCCGCAGGTTCGGGCTGACCGGCATGAAACGGCACGGCGCTGGGCGCTACGGTTTGCCAGCCGCCTTCGACTTCGGGCACCACGCCGCTACCCTTCCAGGAAGTGTAGGTGCTGGCTTTGCGGCCGGCGTGGGCCAGCTGAATTCCAGCCACGGCCCCATGCTCGGCCAAAAAAGAAGTGATGCGCTTCAACCCGGGCAAATGCTCGTCGCTCCAGATGCCCAGGTCGTCGGGGGTGATGCGGCCTTCCGGCGACACGGCTGTGGCCTCAGTGATAATCAGGCCCGCGCCGCCTACGGCCCGGCTACCCAGGTGCACCAGATGCCAATCATTGACAAATCCGTCGCGGCTGCTGTACATGCACATCGGCGAGACGGTAATGCGGTTTTTAATGGTGAGGCCGCGAATGGTGAGCGGCGTAAACAGGCTGGCCATAGAAAGGATAGGTTGGGTAAGTAGCCTAAACCGGATTGGGGAGGCGCGGGTTTTGGCGGCCCTGCTTGCCGCCGCTGCCCAAGCCCAGCCCTTACTCCACGATTACGCCGTACTTATCGACCAAACCCAGCAGGCCGGTTAGGGTGAAGCGGGCCTTGGTCAGGGTGTTGCCGTCAGGGTCGATGCTGAACTCGGAGGCCGTGGTAAAGTCGGCCCCGACGAGCTGGGTGCTACGGAATACCGCGCCGCGTAGGGTGCAGTCCTGAAACGCGGCGTCGGTGAGGTCGGCGCTGGTAAAGTCGGCATCGGTCAGGGAGCAGTTCACAAACCGGGTGTTGCGCAGCTTCTTGCCAAAAAAGGAGGCGTAATGCAGCTGGCAGCCCTGGAACTGCACCTCGAACAGGAAGTCGCGGCAGGCGGCAAACTGCACGCCCGAGAGCTTGCAGTCGGTGAAGGCTACATTCTGCAGGCTGGCCCCGGCCATAGCCGCCGACGACAAGTTGCACCGCTCAAAGAGGCAGTCGGCAAACCGGAACTGGCCGAGCTGAGCCCCCGAAAAGTCGCAGCCGATGAAGTGGCACTGCTCAAACTCAGGCTCGGGGTGAGCAGCCAGGGCACGGGCATCCCAGCGCTCAAAGCGGTTTTCGGCGGGAAATACGGTAGGCCGACCGGCCGGCTTGGCTCGACGCTGCTTCATGGCAGAAAGGGATTCGGGAGGTATAAGAAGAAAGAGGCGGCTCAGGGTTGCTGTTGCAGCCAGCGAATGGCCTCGCCTTCCTCCACGAACCGCTCTCCCAGAAAAGGCTTACCCTCGAAGTAGGCGGCCGGCGGAAATGCGGCGTCGGCGTCCTGGTCGCGCAGGGTTACGGGGGCCAGCAGATAGGCCAGGTAGGTGCGCTGCTGCAGGCGGGGCTGAAGCTGGGGTAAAAACGTGCCGAGCATCCAGTGGGCACCATCCCGGTCGGTATTGAAGCGCCGGCGGCCGTCGAGCAGCCAGTGACGGCAGCGGTGCAGGACGGCATATTCCAGCAAAACAAGGTAGCCCTGCTGCATTTCCGCCACCGAAATCCGGCGCTGCCAGCGCACTACCAGCAGATGAAGGTCGGGCCGATAGGTAAGGGTCAGGAAGTCGGGAACGGGCGGCAAGGGCATAGGGGACGGGTAAGCAGGCAAAGCTACGCCGACCAGCTACAAGTAGTAACCCCGCCCGAAAAATTTAGCCAGGAGTGCGAACAAAAACAGGCACGAGACAAAGCCTCGCGCCTGTAAACAAGCGGGTTGAGCCCAGATGACCCCAACCACTACTTGCCCGGACCTAGCGCCGAAGCGCCACATACCTGGAGTTTTCTGCTGAAAAAAGACCACCGCACCAAGCAGAAGAAGCTTGCAGGATTCTTCCGCCGCTCAGCCGGGGCCTCAGGGTCAATATTCCCTTATTTGAAGAGCTTCTGCAATACCTACTTTTAGGTATTTTACCGGGGTGCCTATAGCAAGCAGGAGCCGGCACGCAGTAGGCTTCGACTATTAGAGCCTGTTACGCTCATAACGCCATAATTATATTCAAAGCCTATGGCCACTTCGTCTCCTAAATCAGCAGCCAGAGCTTAACAGCTAGCATTCAGTATGTAAATCAGCCTGTAAACTCCAAAAATTACAACTTATTCTTTTTAACGGCTTGCCATTTGTTCGAAATAATACAATAAACTTGTAGTTCAGTCGAAAGACTGGCCGGTCTGCAAACCGGCGGTTTAGCGTCTTACCTGCCAAGTTGGATTTGTGAAGAAATTACTGGCCCTGTTGCTGGGGCTGCTAGCTTTTCCTGCGCTAGCGCAAACGGGGGCCTCCACGCCGCAGCTGGCCCACTGCGACGCCGCCATTGAGCAGTTTATGAAGCGCTGGAAGATTCCGGGTGCTTCCGTGGCCATCAGCCGGCAGGGCAAGCTGGTATATAGCCGGGCCTTTGGCTACGCCGACCTGTCCCGCACCGAGCCCATGCGCCCTTCCCACCTACTACGGATAGCCAGCGTATCGAAGCCCGTAACCGCTACGGCCATCATGAAGCTGGTGGAAGAAGGCCGGATTGATTTGCAGCACAAGGCATTTGGACCCGAAGGCTATTTGCAGTCGGCGTACTACACCAGCGTAATTCAGGACGAGCGAATTTACGACATTACGGTGCAGCAACTGCTGGAACACAGCGCCGGCTGGAACCGCAACAACGGCGTGGACGGCTACAACACCTCCGACCCGATTGACTTTCCGCTGCACGTGGCCGACGCGCTGAGCGTGCCCAACCCGGTGGGCGACTCGACCATGGTGCGCTTTCTGCTCAGCAAGGGCCTCGACTTCAAGCCCGGAGCCCGCTACGCCTATTCCAATGTGGGCTACCTCGTGCTGGGCAAGATTCTGGAGCAGGTGACCCGGGAGCCGTACGAAGCCTGGGTGCAGCAGCACATTCTGGCTCCGGCCGGCATTCACGAGGCGCATTTGGGCCATAACCTGCTGGCTCATAAAACTGAGCGGGAAGCCGAGTACTTCAGCAAGGAGCACCGCGCTTCCTGCTACGGTACCGGCAAGGACGTGCAGGCCGCCTACGGCAGCTGGAACATTGAGGCCATGAATGCCCACGGTGGCTGGCTGTTTACGGCCCGGGACCTGGTGCGCTTCCTGCTGGCTACCGACGGCAACCCGGCCCAGCCCGACGTGCTGGCGCCTGCCACCATTGCCCAGATGATGGAGCCCTCCGACAACAACCGCCACTACGGCAAGGGCTGGATGGTCAGCAAGAAAGTGAACTGGCACACCGGTAGCCTCGACGGCACGGCCAGCTGCGTGGCTCAAACGGCCGATGGCTATACCTGGGCCATTTTGCTCAACAGCCGCGCCAACCCCAACCGGTTCTGGAACGACCTGGAAAAGCTGGGCTGGGAGTGTGTGGAAGGCGCTACCGAGTGGCCCACGCAAGACTTTTTCCCGCCCGACCAGAACGCCACCGCCCTACGCGGCGCAGCCACTCAGCCCACCACGGCCGCCCTGCGCTGGACCAATGGCAACGGCAGCCGCCGCCTGGTGGTAGTGCGGGAAGGCAGCCCGGTGGAAACCCTGCCCCACGACGGCACCAGCTATGCCGCCGACGCGGCCTTCGGCCACGGCTCGGCCCTGGGCAAGGGCACCTACGTGGTAGCCGCCGGCCCCGACAGCGCCGTGACTATCCGGAACCTGGTGCCCAACAAGACATACTATGCCCGGGTCGTAGAGTACTTCCAGAACGACACGACCGGCCAGCAGGCCATGTACGCCCTGGACGGCAACCCGAGCTGGCAGTTTCATACACCGGCCGCTCCGTCGTTGCTTGCCAAGCTCAGCCGGACTTCCGGCAAAAAGACCAGCCCCGCCAGCCGCTCAACTAAGACCACCACGGCCAGCAAAGCTGCCGGCAAAAAGCCGCTGCCGGGCGCTAAGCCCACCACTAATGATGCGGCCGGTTCTCAGCTCAGCAAGCAGCAATCCAAGGGCTGGAGCTGGCTGAAATGGTTTGCCCGGGCCTAAAGGCCATCAGCAGCTACTACCAGCAGCTGCCGGGCCGAGTTTTGCGGGCATCGACTTTCGTCCTTGCGGCAAGTTGAGCGTATACCGGGCGTGAAAGTTTGGCCGCCGCATGTACTTTGCGGGCCCTAACCGGGCGTGGTTCAGGCTTCCATTGCCAACCGGGCTATTGCCCGGCCGGCTTTTCGCTTCAGCTAATATGACACAGATTCGCACGGGCCTGCTGGCCTACGGTATGTCGGGCAAGGTTTTTCATGCCCCCTTTGTAGCCACCCACCCCGGCTTCGAGCTGGCCGCCGTTACCGAGCGGAGCCGCAAGGAGGTTCAGCAGCAGTACCCCGGCGTGACCAGCTACGACAGCGTGGAAGCCCTGCTGGCCGACGACAGCCTAGAACTGGTAGTGGTAAATACGCCCAGCAACACCCACGCTGAGCTGAGCCGGCAGGCGTTGCTGGCCGGCAAACACGTGCTGCTGGAAAAGCCCGTGGCTACCTCGCCCGAGGAAGTGCGGGAACTGTGGGCCCTGGCCCGGCAGCAAGGCAAGCACCTGCTGGCCTACCAGAACCGCCGCTGGGACAGTGACTTCCAGCAGGTCAGGCAGGTTATCGAAAGCGGGCAGCTAGGCCGTTTGGTCGAAGTAACGTTCCGCTACGACCGGTTCAAGACTACGCTGAATCCCAAGCCGTTCAAGGAAACGCCCCTACCCGGCAGCGGCTTGGTATATGACCTGGGGCCTCACCTGCTCGACCAAGTCATCAGCTTGTTTGGGCAGCCCCTGAAAACGCGCAAAACCACCGGCCGCTTCCGCACCGGAACCCAGGTCGACGACTATTTCTTCATTCAGCTGCTGTACGCGGGCTTTACGGTCACGGTGGCCTCCGGGCTGCTTATTGCCGACCCGCTGCCGGCCTTCGTGGTACATGGCACCCAGGGCAGCTTCCGCAAAAACCGCAGCGACGTGCAGGAGGCCCAACTGCTGGCCGGCCTCTCGCCCTTGGCTCCTGAGTACGGCCTGGAGCCCGCCGACCAGGCTGGCACCCTAACCATTGCCGGCGGCAACGACGTGAAAACCACTACAGTACTTCCCGCGGCCAAAGGCGACTATACAGGCTTGTTCGAAGCCGTCTATCAGACCATCCGCCACGATGCCCCCTACCCCATCCGGGAAGAGCAGCTGCTGTGGCAAAATGAAATTCTGGCCCAAACCGACGACCTCTGGACAGTATAAACTGGCGCATATAGATATCGGGTATTAATTGGCCGGAGCCTTATACCTGTCTGGGCCGGTCCAGCTTGCTGGCGGGATATTGCGGGTTCAGTTCTTGCAGAGCGTCACGTAGGGCTTTAGCCACCACGTAGGCTTTGTACCAGTTCTGGTCGGCGGGTACCAGGTGCCAGGGGCAGCTTTCGGGGTTACAGTGCCGGAACACGTCTTCGTACACGGCCCGGTATAGCGGCCACTTCAGGGCTTTGGCCTCGTCGCCGGCTTCGTACTTCCACTGCTTGGCTGGGTCGTTGATGCGCTCCTGCAGCCGCTCGCGCTGTTCCTCTTCCGATACGTGCAGGTAGAACTTCAGCACCGTAGTACCGGCCTGTTGCAAGAGTTTCTCGAAGGCATTGATGGCCGTAAAACGCCGCCGGGCCTCCTCGGTGGTTATCAGCTTCTCGACCCGGGTAATAAGCACGTCCTCGTAGTGGGAGCGGTTGAACACCTGAATCATGCCGTGGCGCGGCGCCTGCTGATGTACCCGCCACAGAAAGTCGTGGGCCAGCTCCTCGGTGGTTGGCTCCTTGAAAGAGTGGACCCGCACGCCCTGCGGATTGAGTCCGCTGAACACCTTCCGAATCAATCCATCTTTGCCGCTGGCGTCCATGCCCTGCAGAATGACGAGTACGCTACGGCGGTTTTCGGCGTAGAGACGGTCCTGAAGCTCTATTAGCTCCTGGCGGATCTGCTCCGTTTCCTGCTGGGCAGCCTCCTTATGAATGTGGTGCGGCGCTCTGCTGGCCACTGTAAGCAGGTCGAAAGGGGCGGAATCTGGCATAAGTTAGACGGGTTTAGAAGCAATAATGAGCTATACGCACTTCAGCTTCTGAGCAGCCATTGTCCTTCGGTAAGCCTATTCCTCAGAGCCAGAGTGGCAAAACGTGAGCCTAGCAGACAAATCACCATGCCAAAACGGCTGAAATAGGAGCAATTGCGGAGCTTATACCGGCCAATATGGCCACTTAGCTCCAAATCTTCCCTTGGATTCGGGTTGGTACAGCGTTTGTATTTAGACTGTCAACCAAGAAAGGAAAACAGCCATGAATCTGATTAGCAAAGAGTTTATTCGCAACATCGCCCCCCAGCTCGACCTGCTCAATACACTGGGTGGCGGCACGGCCCAGGCGGTAGTGCGCGTGGATAAGCGCGAGCAGGGCGTGGTGATTCGGGTAGCCGTTCCGGCCGTAAGCCCCGAAAACTTCCACGTTGTGCTCGACAACACCCGTCTGACGGTATACTGCGAGTATCGTCATACCCCCGAGGACCAGATTGCAGCTCCCTTGTTTGCCCAAACCTTGGACCTGCCTGCCAACCTCGACCTGAGCCGCATCGACGCTGTGCACAAAGGCGGCGAACTGCAGGTGCGCATACCTTTTAAGGATGCCGCCGCTCAGAAGCGTGAAATCGAAATCAAGCAGCGCTAGGAATCTGCTCCTGCTGCATCGTTCATACCGTCGGGGCCGACCGACACCATTGTTCCACTTGGCCACTGCCTTCCGCAGTGGCTTTTTTATTGGTTACTACTCTTGCTCGGCTACCCAAATAGCGGGATGAGCAGCACAAAGCCCAGCAGCAACGATAGATAAAACCAGCCCATTACCTGCCCGCGGTAGCGCCGGGGCAGTCGGTTGCTAAGCACCAGCACCGCCACTACCACCAGGGCCAAGTGTAGCAACAGAAAAACGACCGTCTTGACCCAATTGCTGACAATCGTGTTTTCGGGCTGAAACTGGTCGGCCATGCCCAGGCCGGAGGTAAGCCAGCTCAGTAGGTAGTAGGCTGCCGTTTCAAAGACGACGAACAGGATGGCACCCAGCAGCAGTGCTCCAGGCCCGGATTTTTGTTTGATTTCAGCCATTTCAGCCCCAAGCTACAAAAACAAGTCGGCCAGTGGAATATTCCACTGGCCGACCACCGGTTACTTTCTGCTAAAGCGTGGAGCTTACTTTTTGCCGTTGCCTTTGTAGTGCAGCGTCAACGAAATTTCGCCGCTGGGTGCCGTAGTGCTACGGGCGCTGTAGGTTTTGCCGCCTTCCTGCCAAGTGCCTTCTTTCACTAGCGTAGTAGCCGGGCGAAGCTCGGCCGGAACAGTCCCTTTCCAAACGGAAGTTTGGTTACCGGATGGCGTTACTACATAGTTTACCTGCGTCATATTCACGCACTGTTTCAGGCCCGTCAGGTCGGCCGTCATGCACACCGTACGGTCGGTTTTCTGCACCAATGCTCCATTGCCTTGCTGCTGCAACGCAACAGCCTGGGCGCGGGCGGCCGAACTAAATGACATCAGGCCCAGAAACAAAGCGGCAGCAGCGGTAGTACGCAGGAAGTTTTTCATGAGGAGGGGGAGAATAGTGAGAGAAATTCTGGTTCTTGTTCGGCGCAAGCCAAGAACTATACCAAAAGCTCATCCATTATCCTGCTCACCCTCGTTTCGGCAGTTGACTAAGGCAGCTGCCGGCCCAGGATTTCGGCCGTTCGGGCTCGTACATACAGATCTTCTACCTTAGCCCGGGCCCAGGGTGTGCGGCGCAGAAACGTCAGGCTGGACTTGATGGAAGGATTGACGGCGAAGCAGTTGACCCGAATTCGCTCGTCGAGGCCGGGCCAGCCGTAATGGGCCACCAAATACTCCAGAATCTGGGCCAGCGTGACGCCGTGCAGCTCCCGAATAAGGTGGCCGGATTCGTCGCGAACATCGTGGGGATTGGGCTGGGACATAGAGCAACAAGCGTTAAGCGGGAACCACAAAGGTGCTGAAAAGCCGTTGTATCTACGCAGGCAGCGGCAGCCGAAGGCCCGTTAGGCCGGTTTTTTGCCTGCCGCGGGGTATCATTGGCTTCTAGTTGTTCGTTACCTTTGGCATGGCGACCCTCATGAATAAATCCTCCCGACCTGTTTCGCGCCGCCGCGCCTCTCCCTGGCGCCGCTACCTAGGCTTGGCCATGCTGGCCTTGGGAATTGTGGGATTAGCTGGCTACCTGCGCTACCAGCGCCAGATTCACCGCTACGCCCGCCGAACCTACGCCAGCTTTACCTTCGACAGCCTCACCGGCCGCGAGAAAACCCCACTGCTGAGCGGCTACTCCATCCACGGCATCGACGTATCGTCTTACCAGGGCAAGATTGACTGGAAAACCGTGGCCGAGCACAACGTGCGCTTCGCCTTTATCAAAGCCAGTGAAGGCGTGACCCTGCGCGACTCCCGTTTCCCACGCAACTGGAAACAGGCACGAGCCGCGGGTATCTACCGCGGTGCCTACCACTACTTTCAGCCCAACTACGACGGAGCCAAGCAAGCCAACCTGTTTACCCGCACCGTGCCCCTCTCCCCCGGCGACCTGCCCCCGGTACTCGACGTGGAGGCACCTGAGTTTCACGATGTGGCCGTGATGCGGCGGGGCGTAGGCACCTGGCTGCGGCTGGTAGAGCGCCATTACGGGGTCAAGCCGATTCTGTATTCCAACTACAGCTTTTACAAACGCCACCTGGCCGGGCACTTCGACGATTACCCACTCTGGCTGGCGCATTACGAAGTAGAAAGCCCTAAGCTACCCCGCGACAAGTGGATTATCTGGCAGCACAGCGACGAAGCCTATATTCCCGGCATCCGCGGCACGGTCGACTTCAACGTGTTTCAGGGCAACTTCGAGAACCTGCTGGCTCTGCGCATTCCGGCGGCCCGCCCGGCGCGGGCCGACAAATCTCACTAACCCGGCTTTGATGACTACTGCTCTTTTTCGCCCCGGCGCCGTCCTGCTGCTGACCTTTTCCCTGCTGCTCAGCAGCTGCGGTGGCGGCAGCAAAAATGCCTTTACCCAATCGGGGGGAGCCTCGTACTACGCCGACAAGTTCAACGGCCGCAAAACGGCCAGCGGTACCACCTACCGGGCCAACAAGCGCACGGCGGCCCACAATACGCTGCCCTTCGGCACGGTAGTACGGGTGACGAATCCGCGCAACCACCGCTCGGTCAAGGTTACCATCACCGACCGGGGGCCACACGCCAAGGGCCGCGTCATTGACCTTTCGCGCAAGGCGGCCCGTAAAATAGGCATCGTCGAGGCCGGCGTGGCACCTGTGCAGCTCAAAGTAGTGCGGGCCGCCGGCCGACGCTAGCCCCCGGCGCCCAGTTTTTCTTTCACTCCTAACTCAGCTGCTGCCGTATGCGCATCCGCAAAAAAGTAAAATGGCTCCAACCGGCGGAGGCCGACCGGTTTACGGCCCTCAGCGCCTTCGTGAAAGCCGCCGAAGCCCAGGGCTGGACGGAGGCTGAAATTCAGTTCGTCATCAACGAAATAGTGGAAGCCCGCGACGAAACCGAGGTACACGAGATTTTCCGGGACTATAGCCAGCTGTAGCACCGAGCCCCACAAAAAAAGCTCCGACGCAGGCCGCGCCGGAGCTTTTTTTGTGGGAGTAGCTCTCGAAAGGCTAGTTTTTACGCTTGACCTTTGCTTTGCCCTTGCCATTTTTAGCCATCATCATCAGGCTGTCCTGCTCGGCTTTCATGGCTTTCGTGGTGAGGCGGCCGCTGAGCGACATCATGTCGCCTTCCTGCAGGGTCACGGTGCTGCCATCGGGCTTGGTCACGGTACCGTTGGCCATGATTTTGGTGCCGTTGGTCAGGGTCGTGGCATCCGTCAGGGACGTGGTATGACCCTGCTGGGTCACCAACACCTTGCCTTCCTGCATCACGACGCCATCCTTCAGCGTCACGCCTTCCCGCACGACTTCTTTTGGCTTGGGAGCCACGGCCCGGCGGGGCGCTACTTTGGTTTGGGCCTGGGCGGCTACGCCGGTCAGGGCCAGACCGAGCGTCAACATAAATGAGAAACGAAGCTTCATACGTACTGGGTTGAGGTGAGAGGAGGAGCTTGGTAGTGTAAAATACAAAAACGTCACGAAAGTTCCGGCCCCTTTAGCAACAACCAACTTTTGCTAGCTGGCGTTAAAAAGGACGTTCTCTTTCCTTTATTCTTCTCACCATCACTGCAGAGCTCAACTATATGGCCAACCAGCAAACGTCCCCGGATATTTACACTGAGTTTCACAAGCAAGTCAATATGACGGCTAAGGAACTAGAGCAGTGGCTTACAACGGAGGAATCCAAATCGGTGGGGCAGGACGAGGGCGACGGGGAAAGCATCGGCCATAAGTCGGGTCGCCATATCCTGCAGATTCTGGCCAAGAAGAAGGCCGACCTCACCGCCGACGACGAAGCCCACATGCACAAGGTTCACGCCTATATTAGCCGCCACCTGGCCCAAGGTCCGCACGCCGACAAAGAACACTCGCGCTGGCGGTATTCCCTCATGAACTGGGGCCACGACCCGCTGAAGAAGTAGCCTTGCTCAGGCGGGCCGCTGGGTCTTAGCCGCAAGTCGTCACTATATTTCCCCATGGATTACAAAGATTATTACAAGATTCTGGGCGTGGAGAAAAACGCCACAACGGACCAGATCAAGAAGGCCTACCGCAAGCTGGCCCGCCAATACCACCCCGACGTAAACCCCAACGACCCGAATGCGGAGCGTAAGTTCAAGGAAGTAAACGAGGCCAACGAAGTACTCAGCGACGAGGAAAAGCGCCGCAAGTACGACCAGCTCGGGGCCGACTGGCAGCGCTACCAGCAAGCCGGGGCTGGCCGCGGCGGCCAAGCCAGCGGGGGCTTCGACTGGTCGCAGTACACCCAGGGCGGTGGTTTCGAGGGGTTTGGGGGCGGGGGCGGCAGCAACGATCCGTTCGGCAGCGCCGACTTCTCCGACTTTTTCAGCTCTATCTTCGGCGGGGCCAGCGGCCGGGCAGGTGGCAGTCCGCGCCCCGCGGCGGGCCAGGATTACCAGGCTGAGCTAGAGCTAACGCTGGAAGATGCCTACCAGGGCGGCCCCCGCACG
Above is a genomic segment from Hymenobacter cellulosivorans containing:
- a CDS encoding glycoside hydrolase family 25 protein, whose translation is MNKSSRPVSRRRASPWRRYLGLAMLALGIVGLAGYLRYQRQIHRYARRTYASFTFDSLTGREKTPLLSGYSIHGIDVSSYQGKIDWKTVAEHNVRFAFIKASEGVTLRDSRFPRNWKQARAAGIYRGAYHYFQPNYDGAKQANLFTRTVPLSPGDLPPVLDVEAPEFHDVAVMRRGVGTWLRLVERHYGVKPILYSNYSFYKRHLAGHFDDYPLWLAHYEVESPKLPRDKWIIWQHSDEAYIPGIRGTVDFNVFQGNFENLLALRIPAARPARADKSH
- a CDS encoding septal ring lytic transglycosylase RlpA family protein, whose product is MTTALFRPGAVLLLTFSLLLSSCGGGSKNAFTQSGGASYYADKFNGRKTASGTTYRANKRTAAHNTLPFGTVVRVTNPRNHRSVKVTITDRGPHAKGRVIDLSRKAARKIGIVEAGVAPVQLKVVRAAGRR
- a CDS encoding DUF6799 domain-containing protein, whose translation is MKLRFSFMLTLGLALTGVAAQAQTKVAPRRAVAPKPKEVVREGVTLKDGVVMQEGKVLVTQQGHTTSLTDATTLTNGTKIMANGTVTKPDGSTVTLQEGDMMSLSGRLTTKAMKAEQDSLMMMAKNGKGKAKVKRKN
- a CDS encoding DUF3140 domain-containing protein, which codes for MANQQTSPDIYTEFHKQVNMTAKELEQWLTTEESKSVGQDEGDGESIGHKSGRHILQILAKKKADLTADDEAHMHKVHAYISRHLAQGPHADKEHSRWRYSLMNWGHDPLKK
- a CDS encoding DnaJ C-terminal domain-containing protein — translated: MDYKDYYKILGVEKNATTDQIKKAYRKLARQYHPDVNPNDPNAERKFKEVNEANEVLSDEEKRRKYDQLGADWQRYQQAGAGRGGQASGGFDWSQYTQGGGFEGFGGGGGSNDPFGSADFSDFFSSIFGGASGRAGGSPRPAAGQDYQAELELTLEDAYQGGPRTLTVNGKKLRINIQPGVEDGQTIRLRDQGAPGRNGGPSGSLYITIRLQPDARYTRTGADLTMDVPVSIYKALLGGEQVVDTFSGPVKIKIKPETPNGTRLRLRGKGFPVYKQAGQFGDLYLRLNLTLPQNLTDEEKALIQQLATLRNES